DNA from Pajaroellobacter abortibovis:
GTTCCAATCCTCAAAATCAAGTCATTGGAGACCGATCTTTCGGAATAATACCAGCTTCTGCGAGCTCTTCTGGGCTTGCATTCGTTAAAGGGATCGAAAAAGGGGGGATTGCGTCATGTGGAAAACATTTCCCTGGACATAACAACACGTTCAAAGGTCTCATATCCATCTCCCTTTTGTCGACTTTTCTCCCATTGAACTAGAAGCTATGGAGTTCGTACCTTTCCAAGCTGCTATTACAACAGGCGTTCCATTCTCTTATGATGGCTCATGTCATCTGTTCTTCGCTCGATCCTTATCTCCCCGCAACCTTATCGCGCATCCTTCTAACCCCTTTATCAAAGGATCAATTTAGTTTTAAAGGCATTGCTTCTTCCGACGATCTTGAAATAAAAGCCACCACCTCTCAATGATCTATTAGTGAAACAGCAATTTTAGCAACAGAAGCAGGTTGCGATATGCTTCTGATCTGCTCAAGCGAAGAAGAACAAATGAATGTACACCAAGCATTTTTGAAGCAAGCAGAAAAAAAATGCACTGTTTCGAGCACGATGCGAACAGGGTGTGCATCGAAACCATCGCCTCCGCACGTACTATCCCCCTCAGCCTGCTTCAGAGAAGGATCTCCCCTCGCTTTTTGCATGGGAGCATCCCCCCTCTAGAAAGAAAATGAAAAGGTTTTCTCTTTCAAAACTAGAACGATTGTTCCCGATTCGAGGTCCAAGCAGTGTGCTCTGCTAACAGTTGCGGATTGACCTGAATCCCTAAAAGAATCCCGCTATTCGTCATCACAAATACGCGATGACCATAAACACTAGGTGTCTGCGTGATTCCTGTTCCAACATGAATGCCGTCAATCACTTTCCCATTCAACGGAGATAAGAGAAAAAGACCACGTCTTGGAGCACCGATTAAAAGGGCGCCCGCAACACTCACCATCCCTGAGAGCCCCCCTTCCGGAGCTGGAGCTCTCCAGAGAATAGCACCGGTCTCAGGATGAAGCGCCCACACTCCCGTCATCGAACTGACAGCAAACAGCACCTTACGCTCTGAAACCACTCCACCCCCCCGTTCAGGACCAAAAGAGGTCGGCAAGTGGGCACGCTCCTTCCAGAGCATTAGTTCCGTAACTCCTGTCGCGTGATGGTTCACCCAGAGACGGCTCCCGCTATTGGAGTTGAGCGCATACACCCCCCCTCCATAACTGGCCACAAAAACAGGAGAGTTTTCAGGAAAATCCGGATCGATTACAGGCGTCGTATCCACATCTAAACAACGTGTAGGGTCATTAACACCTGTCCGTTCTAAATCGAGGGAAAGATCGACAGGAGTCCAGACCTCAGAGCCATCTTGTGCCGAATAAGCCATTACATGACCATCAGAATAGGCAAGAAAGACTTTTCCTTGTGCCACGAGAGGGCCCGCATGTCGAGCAATCTCCATTCCCAATGCAGGAGTCCGACGGACCTGCCACAAAGACTTTCCTGTCTTTCGGTCAATCGCGAACAACTGATCTGAACCATTCACAACATAAATCGTCTGACCGGAGATAACCGGTTTTCTCTCGACTTCTGCCCCTGTATTAAAACGCCAGAGAAGCCCTCCATCCTGGGCTCTAACAGCGTACAGAGCCCCATCATAAGAACCAAAGAAAACCATATCTGAGACGGGATCATAGAGAGGCTCCGCCCGCACTAAGCCAACTGTCTCAAAACGCCAAAGCACATGACCATCGCTCGCTGCAACTGCATACAGTCCACGATCAGAAGATCCGACAAAGATCCGATTCCCTCGCGGATCGATCGCAGGTTGCCCCCGCTCTTCTTCCTCCCCTTTTTTGCGTTCAGCCGCTGTGATCGGGTGACGTAAAAACACATGCATCGATCCATCAGGCCGATGGAACCATAAAGGTACATCAGGATTTAGGTAGTCGTAAGCGCGGGGATGAACATTGCATCCTGCGATACACCATGAAATCAAAATGGAAAGAGTTTTTTTTCTCATGGACTGCGCTGTTTTGGAGCAGCTGGCACACCTTCACTTCCTGAAGATTGGGGAGAAACCGGCTTTTCGATCTGCTTAAGCAGCTGATTCAGTTGGGCTTGCGTCAGACTCTTCCCTCCACCTTCCTTTTTGTATAACGCGGAGAAGACTTCCGGATCGAGAACCCTCAGTTTTGCTTCAACAACCCGTTTAAGATAGACAAAGAGCCCTGCTGTTTCCGTGGATTGATGGGTGCGGTGATAAACATCCCATAAGAGCGCTTTTGCTTTCTCTATATCCCCTTGGGTCTCATAACAACGCGCTTGATGATACAGACCGAGCTCCTTAAACCCTTTGCTATCGATCGTCTCCAGCTCGCGAAAGGCCGCCAGCGCAGAGTTCATTGCATCTGATTGCTTTTCTACACGGCTTTGAAGCTCATAAGCAAACCCAAGCCCCTCCACGGCTCGCCCATAGATCTCCTTATCCAACTGCGCCAGCACAGAATTCCTCACCTCAAGAAAAGCGAGGATAGCCTCCTGAGGATAGCGCATATCCAATAGCAGAGACGCTTCATGCAACCGTGCAAGCTTCGCAGCAGCAGTAGAAGAGAACTGAGCTTCCAAACGGCGATAAGCCTTGAGTGCAGCCGCTCTTCGTTCTTCGAATGTTTTAAAAGAGGGTACAGATGAAGTTAGAGTGCGTCTCTCCCCTCTTTTATCCTCTAGAGGTGTATTCAAGAGTTGCATGGATTTCGTTAACTGGAGTACAGCCTGCGCCTCTTTTTTTTGGCTAACATAGA
Protein-coding regions in this window:
- a CDS encoding PQQ-binding-like beta-propeller repeat protein; translated protein: MRKKTLSILISWCIAGCNVHPRAYDYLNPDVPLWFHRPDGSMHVFLRHPITAAERKKGEEEERGQPAIDPRGNRIFVGSSDRGLYAVAASDGHVLWRFETVGLVRAEPLYDPVSDMVFFGSYDGALYAVRAQDGGLLWRFNTGAEVERKPVISGQTIYVVNGSDQLFAIDRKTGKSLWQVRRTPALGMEIARHAGPLVAQGKVFLAYSDGHVMAYSAQDGSEVWTPVDLSLDLERTGVNDPTRCLDVDTTPVIDPDFPENSPVFVASYGGGVYALNSNSGSRLWVNHHATGVTELMLWKERAHLPTSFGPERGGGVVSERKVLFAVSSMTGVWALHPETGAILWRAPAPEGGLSGMVSVAGALLIGAPRRGLFLLSPLNGKVIDGIHVGTGITQTPSVYGHRVFVMTNSGILLGIQVNPQLLAEHTAWTSNREQSF